Part of the Micropterus dolomieu isolate WLL.071019.BEF.003 ecotype Adirondacks linkage group LG17, ASM2129224v1, whole genome shotgun sequence genome is shown below.
CCCCTCTGCAGCAGCGAGCGCACTGTCCGGGAAGTTCCCTCAGTTTGTTCCAGAGTCGAGCAGGACGGGACCAGGTCCAGAACCTGCTCTACCCGCGTCACCTCCGGACAGAGACTTGGAGACAGCAGGAACTTTTCAAAACCGGCTCGGATCCGGACGCGCTGCGGCTGTATCGTGTCTCCGGGTCGGTTCTTCTGGACCCACAAGGATCTGAGGAATCCTGGAGTCACTGCGTTAATCTTTGCGTGCACACGTTTTCTCTGGACACGCGGAATCTCTAATGGCACGCGCACTGACCGAGTGACGGGCGGGTCATGAGTCGGAGTGTGTAGAGTCCAGCTCCCATCATGGACCCCCCTCTGCtgctgatggtgatgatgatgatggtgatgatgaaggTCAGTTTATCAGTGAAGCTCTGCAGAGTCCAACACGCAGCTGATCAATCAATAAGTTCATTTATGGGTGATTCATGTTGTTCAAGCCTTTAATCAGAAGTTCTGCTGGAGATGTTCAGAGGACACATCAAGTCTGTGAGCATGAAGTGATTCTGTGACAGAGAATATGTTTAGAAAACAGCTGCTTACAAATGATTTACAGCACCAGCTTCCCACTGTGCTATTTGTGAATCCTTGTTTATTGCCAtttgtaatttttgttttacacgTCGAGTgaaattattgttattgctaAACTCCGAAGTGTTTCTTTATAATGATGTTCATTAACGTGCTTCGTCCCTGTCAAATCATTACACATCACATTTAGATGCATCAATAAGAGAAAATCTAGactaatcaataatgaaaagaatcacTGAGCATCAATAAAATATGACAAGAACATTAATATAAAGATAATAAATAAGTattcatgtatttttattttaatctgagCGGCCCCTCTGCTGTGGGGCCCTTTGGCAGCTTGGCCCCTCAGCTCTCTGTGTCTGAACATGTAATCGGATTGTCAGATAGTTACTGATTTATTGATCCTGTACTCAAGTCACTGTCTGAATCACGAGGACTCTGATTGGTTGGAAAcggtaaaagtacagatactcTCGCTAAAAATAGAAATCTTCAATTTAAACTTCTACTACTATAAAAGtacctgctttaaaaaaaagtactcATTGCAGAAAGAAAACTATCCTGTGACTGTTGTactgtttttattcttattcttcATCATTAATGTAAACCAGGATGTTTCTTCGTTTTTATTAGCGTGAACATCTTTAATGTCGTTTTCTGAGCTGTTTCTTCTCTCTCAGAGTTTAACTTCATCCCGTCTGGCACCTCTGGTTTACAGATGTTTAGAGACAGAACAGGAAGTACTTCAAATCTTTATCGTCAGTAAACAGAGAACAGCACTGTTTCAGTTTGAGGAGGGGCGGGAGGTTCTCATGTGGGTGACAGATatctgagaggaggaggaggagcagcagatgaaagaaagGGTTCCACATCTGTCCTGAATCTGCTGCCACGTCTCAAAACCCCCAAACTCATCACTCTGTTCCGCTCTCTGTGAACTCTGATTTCTTCTTCTGGTGTTTCAGAGGAAGGTCTTCTCTTTCACTTCTTTTGTGTCTTAAGACTACATTTCCCATGAGCGCCGGCTGCCGTCAGAGTCAGAGGTGTGAATGAGAGTTATGGTGAATTAAAAACACTTTGTCGTCACAGGTAAGCGCAAAACCCGTCGAGTGTGATTTTAAAGTGCAGGTTGTTTCTCAGCGCGCCACAGGACAggaagctctgtgattggctgttggTTAGTGAAATGCACCCTGGGAGTCGTAGTTGGCGTCTTCCGGTCTCTGTCTCTTTCGCAACACGGTCGCTAACCTTCAGTCACTGACATCTTTACTGTAGAGCTCACAGCGACACCTAGTGGATGTTAAAGGAACTGCAGCTGCTCCGCACTCAGCTCGGAGGCTGCTGATTGGTTCAACATCCTGTcatgtgctttgtgttttttttagacttcctgcagcagcagagtgatGGAGACACTTGGAGGAACGAGACACAGACGCTACGCCATCAACCCCGTGGGACACAAGTGGACTCACCACAACATCACATACAGGTGGAGACACCGCCCTAACATGACATCACACACAAAGGTGGAGGTCAGCCCTAAAAcatgacatcacacacacaggtggaggTCAGCCCTAAAAcatgacatcacacacacaggtggaggTCAGCCCTAAAAcatgacatcacacacacaggtggaggTCAGCCCTAAAACATGACATCACACACAGGTGAAGGTCAGAGATCCATTCACcaacctctctgtctctttgtctttttgtgtctctttgtggctCTTGTCTCCTTTTCTATTTGTCTTTCTATTTGTCTCTTTGTggctctgtctctttgtgtgtgtctgtctctttgtctctctgtctatttgtgtgtgtctgtctctttgcatctttgtgtctctgtctctttgtatcgttttctctctctttgtatctttgtgtctctgtccctTTGCATCTTTGTGTCTATATCTCTTTGTATCTTTGTGTCTATGTCCCTTTGCATCTTTGTGTCTATAtatctttgtgtctctgtccctTTGCATCTTTGTGTCTATATCTCTTTgtatctttgtgtctctgtccctTTGcatctttgtgtctctgtctctttgtacctttgtgtctctgtccctTTGCATCTTTGTGTCTATATCTCTTTgtatctttgtgtctctgtccctTTGcatctttgtgtctctgtctctttgtatctttttctctctctctctttgtgtctctgtctctttgtgtctctgtctctctgtctcttcaggATCACAAAGTATCCCAACACCCTTAATGTGGAGGACACCAGGAAGGCCATCAGCATTGCCTTCACCAAGTGGAGTGACGTGTCACCACTGAGCTTCACTGAGGTTACTGACGGCAACGCCACCGCTGACATTACCATTGGTAGGCAGAAGGCGAGGGGGaggagttaaaataaaatacagattgTGTAAGGTACGGCCAGAAGTTTAGTTTAAAACCTCAGAAATGAACCGATACGACCAACAGTCAGGACCTGTTGTGCCCCTCAGTGTGACCTGGACAGGTTCAGAGTCTCTTCTGGCTCATTGGACCTCCACGGTCGTGTTGAGGTTAGTGTGGTCTCATGGTTGTGAAaacttctgtgtgtgcgttagGTTTCTACACCTTCAACCACACTGACTGCTGGTGGTCTCCACTCCACCCGTGTTTTGACGGCCTGAACGGCGAGCTGGCTCACGCCTTCCTGCCGCCACGAGGAGAAATCCACTTCGACAACCACGAGTTCTGGATCCTCGGCAAGTCCAGGTTCAGCTGGAAACAAGGTAACTGTACTGCAGTAATGTGAGTACCACCTGATCCGAAcagtttctctcctgtgtttgttgaaaagaagattaTCTGTCAGGTGGTTGTTGTTCTTCTAACACTTCAGGTGTTTTCTGTGACTCTGCAGGTGTGTGGTTGAACGACCTGGTCCAGGTGGCGGCTCACGAGATCGGCCACGCTCTCGGCCTGTGGCACTCCAGAGACCCTCAGGCTCTGATGCATCCCAACGCCACCTACACCGGCCAGAGGAACATCGCCCAGGACGACGTCTGGGGCATCCAGAGGCTCTACggtaaagggggggggggcaaatcCAAAATGATAAGTAGTCTAGACTAGGTGAAccttaaaaagaaaatccaaacAGTGACGAAGTAAAACTCCTCAAGTCCAAAATCAGGTTCAGAGTTACAGACAGGAATGTCAAGCAGCAACAAACACATGTGACTTTGgagacaaatacaaataaaaatgcaaatacaagCTACACTGAacagaaggagacagaggagcaaggagagagagacaccgGGGCCCAGGTGTTCATAAGTAATCTGATCAGATTGGATCAAATCTTGAAAATGGgttgttcaaaagaaaaaaaggattcTGAAATCAGATCAGATCACCTGATCCTGTCCTGGGTTTGATCTGGATCAAACCTTcagtttgtggtgtttttagTAGGACTGGGATCCCTTTGATCCAAAAAATCAGGATGATCCTGATCCTGATCCCAACAGGAGGCTGGATTCAGGCTGGATTtcaggaacaaaaaaaacaacaacatttttatcatgTAGGAGCctaaatacacatttatttatattttgttctttACAGAGATGAAGTAGATAAAGTCGTCACCTATAAACCATTCAGTACAGGAAAGTAAtaatccatcgtcaaccgcttatcctgcgtacaggtacaccctggacagggggggagagctggagccaatcccagcccTGGCATCAGGNNNNNNNNNNNNNNNNNNNNNNNNNNNNNNNNNNNNNNNNNNNNNNNNNNNNNNNNNNNNNNNNNNNNNNNNNNNNNNNNNNNNNNNNNNNNNNNNNNNNTCATATAGAAGTGAGATCCTTTGCTCGTTAGCACACGGGgtgagaagaggagctgcagcgatgtgcagacaaacacatggtgtgtctttttaaatgaaatcatGTAAACCTGCCCGGGTACAACCCCAAAATAAAACTACGAACCTGGAAATGAGCAGAATCTGACCTCTTTAAGAACAACCCAACagtacataaaaaaattaaCCTGCTGGATCCTTAAAATGCTGCATCCAAGTTATTAGTAACAATATTGTGATAAAACAATCTGTGATGGAGTAGTGTAACACTGACTCTTAATAAAGCCGTACTTCTGCTTAGGTACAGTTTTAAATGCAAGACTTGTACTTGTACCTTCTATGGGGTACTGCTACGTTTACTGAAGTAAAGCTGACAGCGGTTTGTCTGCAGGTTGTCTGGATAAGAAGAGAGTCTGTGATCCGTGGGCTCGACTCGGCTTCTGTGAGCGGAGGAAGACCTTCATGAAGAAGAACTGTCCTCGGCGCTGTGACCTCTGCTACGGTGAGACGGGTTGCTGTTGGACGGTCGAGTCAGTTCCCCGCTGCAGCCTTGAGAAACCTGATGCTCTCTCTGAGGTTTGTCTAACCGTCTCTGGTGTGACTCTCATTTCCTGTCTTCCAGAGCCTCTGGAAGCGGTGACCACACCAACGCCGCCTCCGGCCAACGTCAAGGTCAAGATGGTTCCCCGGGGGAAGGTGGTGGGTTTCCGCTGTGGAACCAAAAACCCCCGCTCGCCGCCCAAAGTCAGGTCAGCTGATCAATACTGAGGCCTGATGAAACATGAAAACCAAACGGGATCGAATGAATGGATCAATGTgtggctgcaactaatgactatgtTCATTAAAAAGTATCCTGAGTCCCAGATGATGTCTTCAGACGTCAGAGGGCAAAAGTTCAAAACCTTAAAAAGAGGTTCAGTTTACAACAATTTATTTCCAACGTCGACTATGAAaacgtgaaatttcattgtccAGGATTAGTTCATCCTCGTTGACGATATGCAGCCGTCTGATGTCATGTTGCAGCCGTGAGTATGTCGGCGGGCAGAACACAAATCTGACCTCAAATAAAAGCAAACCTAGCTAGCTAGGCGGGCTAAGGTGCAGTCTTCCACAGACGAGGCTCCACAGAAGCATCGAGTTTTGTTTCAGTCAGCGAGCGGTAGTGCAGGATTAGAAGGTGTCAGTCCATCAACAAAAAAGATTCCAGCACAGAAGTCAAAAAAGCTTCAGGAGAGATGACAGGTAAACCTCTGGAGTCTGTGCGACatgattggtttgccagagctgaaggggGTGGGGCCGGAGTGTCAGCAGTGGCTCGGTGTGGCCGAGCCCGTCAGGAGTTCGCAGAGTTGACGTCATGTTGAAACCAGGAGAGGAAGTATTGTGCCCTTTAATGTGAACACAAGACAGTCGCCTAACAGTGATTTAAGAATGAATTAGTGAACAACAACCTGAAACCCAATCTCTTTTCCTTCCTCCAGCTGGTATAAAGACGGCGAGCAGATCCTGACCTCCATCCCTGGTTACATCATCATGAAGGACCGAGACCTCCGCATTCTCGCCAATGAGTTCAACGAGGGCGTCTACACCTGTCGCATCCATCGACGGGGAGACATCGTATCTGCCAACTCCTGGGCCATCCGACTGAAACCAGAACAGCCGTCCAACAGCTGAGGGCATCGCTGGGGACGGGGGGAAGTGCTGGTTTGCACATTTGTTGACAGAACTCAGCCCTCAGCACGACTGGATCTGTGCAGGCATTTCTGAACATGTTTGGACCTTTTCACAGTATTTCTGATGGTTTGTTCTCCACATGTACACCAGGTGGTTTGTGACTCCAAGCTGGACACGATCCAACTTTCGCTGTGTGAAAAAAGGGTTCTGGGTCCAGATGGTAAACTTGTGGCAGCTCTGATAACAGCGTGACCTCTCGTCCTCCTAATCCTCCAGACATGACGTCACGCACCCCAAATCCTGCAGGATGTTGTTCACCACTGAAAATCGTGGCATGATGCCATGTGCTGCAGGACTGTATCCCCACAATCCCAGCAGGAGGTCCTGTACCTATAATCATCTCGGCAGGGCCTTCTGTCCGCATAATGCTCCTGACAGAACGTCGTGTCCCTGGACTCATCTAAACATGACATCACATACCTGGAAACCCCGGTAGGATGTCATGTCCTCATTACCTTCCTGCAGGACGCGATGGACCCGTAATCCTGTAGAACGTCATGTGTCGGCCAGGCGAAGCAGTAATACCAGCTTTCGCAAACTAAAATACTGTTAATGCAAAGTCCTTCCATACACGACTCTTACTGCGTTCCTTCTTGGAGCTGTCGCTGCGTGTGTCAGCGTGATTACCgacatgttttcagaatttcagtATCGACCTGGTATCGGTTCTTGTGACACCCCCAGTGCGATGTGATGCTGTCGttgtaatgttgtgtttttgtaaacaCGAAGTCCCTGTAACCCTGTAGAGAGTCAGGTAGACCTGACATGACGTCCTCATAACCCTCCCGACGAGACTGCTGGTACTTAATGTTGTGTACCCATAATTCCAGCGGGATGTCACTGCGACAACAACTCGAGGCCGTTCACTTTAACAGCTTTGGTGTAAACGTCGGGGTTTCGGCTGCATCACGGTACCATCTGTAATTCTGAGGCTGTGAGTCATTTCAGTGGTTACATAGTTCtgttctttgtattttttaactgcACGTCTACATTTTACTTTGATCTTACTTTACTTTTCTGGTCATGGGTTTTACAGCACAGctcttctgtttctgtgtttatttgacaTGGAAACGTCAGCTGGGTTTGAAACGGACCAGTCAGCGTATTGTAGAaatgctaactagctagctaacttgAATTACCGTAGATTAATGAGATAGATGTAACCCCtcctgtgacctttgacctcactGCTGAGCTTTGactccagtggttcccaaactttttcaTGTCAAGGACCCCTGACCCTGAAACACATTAGACCCCCTTGTTACTTATCGATGggattatagtgaaaataaatgcttCCCCTttcccccaggggtccttgatggGGGTCCCCGGACCCTACTTTGAGAACCATTACTCTAAACGTCCACTTCTCTTAAAAAAGGTGGGTGGACGGTGGGTGGACGTCCCATCGCAGATCTTCTCCTAGTTACtgtaaaaacatataaaactaAAACTCACTGAACATAATCAGGTGTTTTATGGTATATATTTTACTGCCTTTGGGTTGTTGTACAAATAAAACCTGTCGGCTGTTTTAACCTCCACTGATGAAAACATGTCTGCTTCATATTAAGGTGTAAAATCTGAAGCTAGTGATCAATAACTAATTATGACACTGATTGGTAAAATTTGAGTTGACATTTTGTGGCTCCTTAGATTTGTCTCGTGACCTTGTCCTGTGTGATGATTCCGATATATCACATGGAATCAAAGTCTGCacatctacactgaacaaaactataaacgcaacacttttgtttttgctcccattcatcatgacctgtactcaaagatctaagactttttcTATgtatgctgatcagacagcatggggattgcacaggtgtgccttaggctgtaCACAAtaaaaaggccttaggctggccacaataaaaggccttagggtGGCCATAATAAAAGGCCAATCCAAAATGTGctgttccatcacacagcacaatgccatagatgtcacaagttttgagggagcgtgcagttggcatgctgactgcaggaatgtccaccagagctgttgcccgtgaattgaatgttcatttctctaccataagccgtctccaaagacGTTTCAGAggatttggcagtacatccaaccggcctcacaagcacagaccatgtgtaaccacaccagaccaggacctccacatccagcatcttcacctccaagatcatctgagaccagccacccgaacagctgctgcaacattcggtttgcataaccaaagaacttctgcacaaactgtcaggaaccgtctcagggaagctcatctgcatgctcaccgtcctcatcggggttacaacctgactgcaacttcgcacagtcattgaagaggagtgaaccaacctgatcaactctatgtgaaggagatgtgtttcACTGCGTGAGgtaaatggtggtcacaccagatactgactggtttccggaccctgaaactgcacattttggagtagccttttattgtggccagcctaaagtgcaatttatacttctccGTCAAATcaacggcgtagcctctgcgtagcctcctaccctacgccgtcaccGATGTGCACCTCCTACTACACGTCGAGGCAACCCAGACcctaagctctgtgattggttggctgggtagcctcgcaatgcctccgagccgacaggaagttcCTGTGCtgtgaagtaacttttactagtggccaaaacagcggctgtaacaccgtggatcaatatatttgaccgtcacaacccaaGCGAATCAGAATGTAATCCactcggtcgataacatttgaaaaggctaaaCCAGCTGTACgcatacaattttacccccattcacgttagcggagggcttaactggaagttagccttctcggccagcaaaagtcaacacattgAACGcatgtagaccctacgcaggagtataaatcaagtctaaggccttttattgtggccagcctaaggccttttattgtggccagcctaaggcacacctgtgcagtacccatgctgtctgatcagcatcttgatatgccacacctgtgaggtggatggtttatctcggcaaaggagaagtgctcactaacacagattttgacagatttgtgaacaatattagagagaaataggccttttgtgtacatagagaaagtcttagatctttgagttcagctcatgatgagtGGGGGCAAAAACTAAATggttgcctttataattttgttcagtgtgtatatgtatatatggcTTACGCCGTTTTCCACACTAGTGCTTTTTCTACCATGTGACCTCTGGTAACCTCTTCACATggtcattcattttattgtccCTGAAGGGAAATTTGGCTCGGGCACAGTGTTCATAAAACAGATCACATGAACAAGAAGCTGAGAAGCATTGAGACGGAGCAGTACTTCACAGGAAAacgtaaaaagaaaaaggacgTTGGGTTAAAGTGTGTCTGGTTAATGCACACTGCTTTATTGAGTTTGTGTAAAGTGTTAAGGAGATAGTATGCTTATTGCATGGTGCCCTATTGCATCAAGATCACAAGTAAAGACTTCATGTAGAAAACAATTCTACTTCAGCAACGTGATCTcaaacattcatatttaataacTCAACTTTTgaacaaacataaaacagaaacaatatttggaataaattaaaaatcattaaaaactAACAAGAAAAAAACCTGGTGAATTAACATCAGTAGCAGGATGATGGTGGATGAAATCCTCTCAGCAGGCGACCGTCTGGTTTTTGAGAGCTGGATCAGACGTGATGGACACAAAAGGCTCCAGACAAAGACCGTTCTGGTTTTAACCCACACTGACCCAGatctgctgttttctgtctgtctgcatcccTGATGTGGGTCAAACAAACCTGGTTCATCAAGTCCAGACTGAAGGACAAagacaggaggaaacagcaggACAGGAGGACGCCGCTCAAACCTTCACGGACGtttattttcagcagcaggaagaAGTTTTACCATGAGAGAGATCTGAAATCATCCCGAAGGAAACGCTCTGCTCACAACAATCGAAACACATCGAGAAATATGTTTCCACGCTAGAGGCTGGAGATctctaaattaataaataataataaaatgtgtttctaaaaCAGCCAGATCAGAATGACTTGCTCGTACATCAGGCGACGATCAGCTTCAGCTGTGATGCTGAATTAAACTCACAGAGGAACGATTCATTTCACCAGAAACCAGCCAGAAGATTTCAGACAGGAGAACCCGGAGACCTGCACCAGGACCTGATGAGGCCAGGATCCGCATCACTACAGACCATCAGAAGAACCAAACAACCCAAGACTTGATGTCCGGAGACCTGCAGCAGGACCTGATGAGGCCGGAGTCCGCATCCCTATAGACGGTCCTCGCCGCACTCTGTTCGGACCAAACAGCACATAGAGGTCTTGAATATGCAAGAAAACACGCCTGCAGAGTTCTGGAAGACTAAACCGGACCTGCTGGGACTCGTTGGTCAGACATGATGTGGGGGGggttctgctgctgcaggaccTGGTAAACTGGACCATGTGACTGGCGTTGTGGGTTCTTTGAAGGAGGACATACAGTATGAACTGCAGCGTGGTGATCGCCGGAGGGGGGGCGTCTCAGGCCTGGATTTAAACTTCTGTACCAAGGGGTTCAACCAGAACCAGAGCGCCAGAGAGAAACTACCGGAAACGTTGATCCAGGGTCAAAAAGGTCACAGGGGGTTCGACGCCATAACCACT
Proteins encoded:
- the mmp23bb gene encoding matrix metallopeptidase 23bb, with the protein product MDPPLLLMVMMMMVMMKTSCSSRVMETLGGTRHRRYAINPVGHKWTHHNITYRITKYPNTLNVEDTRKAISIAFTKWSDVSPLSFTEVTDGNATADITIGFYTFNHTDCWWSPLHPCFDGLNGELAHAFLPPRGEIHFDNHEFWILGKSRFSWKQGVWLNDLVQVAAHEIGHALGLWHSRDPQALMHPNATYTGQRNIAQDDVWGIQRLYGCLDKKRVCDPWARLGFCERRKTFMKKNCPRRCDLCYEPLEAVTTPTPPPANVKVKMVPRGKVVGFRCGTKNPRSPPKVSWYKDGEQILTSIPGYIIMKDRDLRILANEFNEGVYTCRIHRRGDIVSANSWAIRLKPEQPSNS